The Methanobacterium sp. BAmetb5 genome includes a region encoding these proteins:
- a CDS encoding 30S ribosomal protein S17e produces MGNIRTSFVKRTAKELIETYPGKFTTDFDENKKLVQEFSTVSTKHLRNKIAGYVTRLVKNNYF; encoded by the coding sequence ATGGGAAACATTAGAACATCATTCGTTAAAAGAACAGCAAAAGAGCTAATTGAAACTTATCCCGGTAAATTCACCACAGATTTCGATGAAAATAAGAAATTAGTGCAAGAATTCTCCACAGTAAGTACCAAACACTTGCGGAATAAAATCGCAGGTTACGTAACCCGATTGGTTAAAAATAACTACTTCTAA
- the dapB gene encoding 4-hydroxy-tetrahydrodipicolinate reductase — translation MINVAVTGAGGRMGSMIINTILQQDDMQVVAAIEAPNTPLEGRDIGEVMGIGPINVPIVGAEKLNETLKDKKPEVLVDFTIAAAAVGTIKTTAECGVNLVVGTTGFTEEQMDSNLNAIKNNNVGAVISPNMAVGVNVFFKIVGELAGILPDYDVEIIEAHHKHKKDAPSGTAVKAAEVIADALNRKLDEVGVYGREGMVGERTPEEIGIHAIRGGDIVGDHTVLFAGDGERLEITHRAGTRQAFVNGVIKAIRYVVDAEKGKISNMNDVLGL, via the coding sequence ATGATAAACGTGGCAGTAACCGGTGCCGGTGGAAGAATGGGGTCCATGATCATCAACACCATCCTCCAGCAGGATGATATGCAAGTGGTGGCCGCTATAGAAGCCCCTAACACACCACTGGAAGGCCGGGATATAGGGGAAGTCATGGGAATCGGACCCATCAACGTACCCATTGTGGGTGCCGAGAAATTAAATGAAACATTGAAAGATAAAAAACCGGAAGTTCTGGTGGATTTCACCATTGCCGCAGCCGCAGTTGGAACCATAAAAACCACCGCGGAATGTGGTGTTAATCTGGTGGTAGGGACCACAGGATTCACTGAAGAACAGATGGACTCTAACCTGAATGCTATAAAAAATAATAATGTGGGGGCAGTGATTTCCCCCAACATGGCAGTGGGAGTTAACGTCTTCTTTAAAATCGTGGGAGAACTGGCCGGTATTCTCCCTGATTACGATGTGGAGATCATCGAGGCCCACCACAAACACAAAAAAGACGCACCCTCGGGAACAGCCGTGAAGGCCGCAGAAGTCATAGCCGATGCTTTAAACCGTAAACTGGATGAAGTGGGAGTATATGGTAGAGAGGGAATGGTCGGTGAAAGAACACCTGAAGAAATAGGAATCCACGCAATCCGGGGAGGAGACATTGTAGGAGATCACACCGTTCTCTTCGCCGGGGATGGGGAACGCCTGGAAATCACCCACCGTGCGGGCACCCGACAGGCCTTTGTTAATGGTGTAATCAAGGCCATCCGCTATGTGGTCGATGCAGAAAAGGGTAAAATAAGTAACATGAATGATGTACTGGGACTTTAA
- the asd gene encoding aspartate-semialdehyde dehydrogenase, translating into MVNVGILGATGMVGQRFIQLLEDHPKFEITALTASQRSAGKKYQDAVTWHMDTPIPESVQDMVVVDTDPNQVKDVEIVFSALPADNAAVVEPKFAAAGMKVASNASAMRMEPDVPLVIPEVNPEHLDLIETQQKNRGWDGFIVTNPNCSTIALVMTLKPIYDQYDISRVYVSTMQAVSGAGYNGVPSMAMIDNLVPFIGGEEEKMESETLHLLGDFDGENVEPATFGVSTSCHRVPVVDGHTEAVFMEMDEEFHLDDVKKSLQTFQALPQKLNLYSAPEHPVIVREEENRPQPRMDRMMGKGMAVTVGRIRQDPVFPRSLKYVLLGHNTVRGAAGASILNAELINEIM; encoded by the coding sequence ATGGTAAATGTAGGTATTTTAGGAGCAACCGGAATGGTAGGGCAGCGATTTATACAACTTCTCGAGGATCATCCCAAATTCGAGATCACCGCCCTCACTGCCTCCCAGCGTTCTGCAGGTAAAAAATATCAGGACGCAGTAACCTGGCACATGGATACCCCCATCCCGGAGTCAGTCCAGGACATGGTAGTAGTGGACACTGACCCCAACCAGGTTAAGGATGTGGAAATAGTCTTTTCAGCACTACCCGCAGATAATGCCGCAGTTGTTGAACCCAAATTCGCTGCAGCCGGTATGAAAGTTGCCTCCAATGCCAGTGCCATGCGTATGGAACCGGATGTTCCCCTGGTAATACCCGAGGTGAACCCTGAACACCTGGACTTAATTGAAACCCAGCAGAAAAACAGGGGATGGGATGGATTCATTGTCACCAACCCCAACTGTTCCACCATAGCCCTGGTAATGACCCTGAAACCCATATACGACCAGTACGATATAAGCCGGGTGTACGTGTCCACCATGCAGGCAGTTTCCGGGGCAGGTTACAATGGTGTGCCTTCCATGGCCATGATCGACAACCTGGTACCCTTCATTGGAGGGGAAGAGGAAAAAATGGAATCAGAAACCCTGCACCTTTTGGGTGATTTCGATGGTGAAAATGTGGAACCAGCCACCTTTGGGGTTAGCACCTCCTGCCACAGGGTTCCTGTGGTGGATGGTCACACTGAGGCAGTTTTCATGGAAATGGATGAAGAATTCCACCTGGATGATGTTAAAAAATCACTCCAGACATTCCAGGCACTGCCCCAAAAATTAAACCTGTACTCCGCGCCGGAACACCCCGTTATTGTCCGGGAAGAGGAGAACAGACCCCAGCCACGAATGGATCGTATGATGGGAAAAGGAATGGCCGTTACTGTGGGAAGAATCCGCCAGGATCCTGTGTTCCCCCGTAGCCTAAAATACGTCCTTCTGGGCCATAATACAGTTAGGGGTGCTGCGGGAGCATCTATACTTAATGCAGAACTTATTAACGAGATAATGTAG
- the dapA gene encoding 4-hydroxy-tetrahydrodipicolinate synthase, which translates to MKLEGTTVAMVTPFTSDDKVDEEGMRENMNYLLERGVNGLLAAGTTGESATITHQEQKKMMEILVDEVKGKAAAVAGAGSNSSKEALDLVKYAEDVGADYALVITPYYNKPQQHGLYEHYKMLSDSVNIPIIVYNVPSRTGTDIDVETIGRVAQLDNIVAIKEANPDLDKVSQTIQKIKQLDLEDDFLVLSGNDNLTLPMISQGCMGVISVVGNVDPARMSEMVETAMEGDFRRAQELHYELYDLMKVLFVESNPVPAKEALNMMGRPSGHVRMPLAPLKEESQEKLRKVLLDLQLI; encoded by the coding sequence ATGAAATTGGAAGGTACCACAGTTGCTATGGTAACCCCCTTCACCTCTGATGATAAGGTGGATGAAGAGGGTATGCGGGAGAACATGAATTATCTCCTAGAGCGAGGTGTCAATGGCCTGCTGGCTGCCGGAACCACCGGTGAGTCGGCCACCATAACCCACCAGGAACAGAAGAAGATGATGGAGATCCTGGTGGATGAGGTTAAGGGCAAGGCTGCTGCAGTGGCCGGCGCAGGTAGCAACTCTTCCAAGGAAGCACTGGACCTGGTTAAATATGCAGAAGATGTGGGTGCAGACTACGCCCTGGTAATAACCCCTTACTATAACAAACCCCAGCAGCATGGCTTGTATGAACACTATAAAATGTTATCAGACTCGGTGAACATCCCCATTATTGTCTACAACGTACCCTCCCGTACCGGGACGGACATCGATGTGGAAACCATTGGTCGGGTAGCCCAGCTGGATAACATTGTAGCCATTAAGGAAGCCAACCCTGACCTGGACAAGGTATCCCAGACCATTCAGAAAATTAAACAACTGGATCTGGAAGATGATTTCCTAGTTTTATCAGGAAATGACAACCTCACTCTCCCCATGATATCCCAGGGATGCATGGGAGTTATCAGTGTGGTGGGTAATGTTGACCCGGCACGCATGAGTGAAATGGTGGAAACTGCCATGGAAGGAGACTTCAGAAGGGCCCAAGAACTCCATTACGAGTTATACGATCTGATGAAGGTTCTCTTTGTGGAGTCCAATCCCGTACCAGCCAAGGAAGCACTTAACATGATGGGTCGACCATCGGGTCATGTGCGCATGCCCCTGGCACCACTCAAAGAGGAAAGCCAGGAGAAACTCAGGAAGGTACTCCTGGACCTGCAGTTGATCTAA
- a CDS encoding glycosyltransferase produces MRVCILGQYPPHIGGVSSHTYLLSQELVKRGDEVYVLTYPHQDVKDRGPVKVETAPAPNIKGLRGLFFFVSAFFKLRSMVRHYQIDLIHAHFLLPPGLIGVYLGSWMGKKTAVTAHGSDLMIQANNPLLQRLIRSVLKKADYVMVINNDLKDKVLKMGINPEKVYVTPNAIDTEKFNPQKTELPPDIKMGSDKPTVLFVGNLVYQKGVKYLLEAKKLMKTDAELLIVGDGPLRPELEKKVEDDKISDVVFTGARRDVEYIMPSASVFVLPSISEGFPITILEAMASGLPVVTTSVGGISEVMNEKVGSMVKPAEPLELARALDEILQNENLRQEKGVAAQEHSRKYSTLEIPY; encoded by the coding sequence ATGCGTGTGTGCATATTAGGACAATATCCCCCTCATATTGGAGGTGTTTCATCCCATACTTATCTTCTATCACAGGAACTCGTTAAAAGAGGGGATGAAGTTTACGTGTTAACCTACCCCCACCAGGATGTGAAGGATCGGGGCCCGGTGAAGGTGGAAACTGCCCCTGCACCCAATATCAAAGGATTAAGGGGCCTATTCTTCTTTGTATCTGCTTTTTTCAAACTGAGAAGCATGGTACGTCATTACCAAATTGATCTTATCCACGCCCATTTCCTTCTTCCCCCGGGTCTCATTGGAGTGTACCTGGGATCTTGGATGGGTAAGAAAACTGCGGTAACTGCCCACGGCTCAGATCTCATGATCCAGGCTAATAACCCCCTTTTACAGAGATTGATCCGGTCAGTTCTTAAAAAAGCAGATTATGTAATGGTAATTAACAATGACCTGAAAGATAAGGTGCTGAAGATGGGTATAAATCCTGAAAAGGTTTATGTAACGCCCAACGCCATTGATACTGAAAAATTCAATCCCCAGAAAACAGAACTCCCCCCAGATATAAAAATGGGAAGTGATAAGCCCACCGTACTCTTTGTGGGTAACCTGGTATATCAGAAGGGAGTGAAATATCTCCTGGAAGCCAAAAAGTTAATGAAAACTGATGCTGAGCTGTTGATAGTGGGTGATGGTCCCCTGCGCCCGGAACTGGAAAAAAAGGTCGAAGATGATAAAATCAGCGACGTGGTCTTCACCGGTGCCCGGCGTGATGTGGAATATATCATGCCCTCGGCCAGTGTTTTTGTCCTGCCCAGCATATCCGAGGGATTCCCCATCACCATTCTGGAAGCCATGGCCAGTGGCTTGCCAGTGGTGACTACCAGTGTCGGGGGAATCAGCGAAGTAATGAATGAAAAGGTGGGATCGATGGTTAAACCTGCCGAACCACTGGAACTGGCCAGAGCTCTGGATGAGATTTTACAGAATGAAAATTTGAGGCAGGAGAAGGGTGTGGCTGCCCAGGAACATTCCCGGAAATACAGTACTCTGGAGATACCCTACTAA
- a CDS encoding aspartate kinase, producing the protein MGIIVAKFGGTSIGDGKRIKKAARAVVKEYMQGKKVVVVVSAINKTTDDILEIVNRSIGEAITEKQMADIVSMGEITSVRVFSSTIESLGVKSEYIDPHMEIWPVITDSNYLNAKIDFAETEIKSREILKLLDQGVIPVLCGFLGKDREGNITTLGRGGSDITAFLLGHCLQAEEVIIVTDVGGVMSTDPNKLQTAKKLDKISVEEMRDLATHGAQVLHPHALRYKDPKINAKIIGFEHGDLSAPGTEIMGPSKDKMLRSTTLNNEPISVIAVVGEEMLTKVGILAELTKTLQDNNINIYGISTGQNSITLFIDRSEADKAHEILHEVVINNPDMSSLSLGREIAMISVNSQDFIDTPGIITKITAPLRKNKINIVEISSSQTSVVIFVDWNDGKRAYEMVRRVLE; encoded by the coding sequence ATGGGAATAATAGTGGCCAAATTTGGAGGAACATCCATCGGAGATGGAAAAAGGATCAAAAAAGCTGCCCGAGCAGTGGTTAAGGAGTACATGCAGGGTAAGAAGGTGGTGGTGGTTGTATCCGCCATTAACAAAACCACCGATGATATCCTGGAAATTGTTAACCGATCCATAGGAGAAGCCATTACTGAGAAACAAATGGCTGACATTGTCTCCATGGGAGAAATAACCAGTGTAAGGGTGTTTTCATCCACTATCGAATCACTGGGTGTTAAGTCCGAGTACATTGATCCCCACATGGAAATTTGGCCAGTTATAACTGACAGCAACTACTTAAATGCTAAAATTGACTTTGCAGAGACTGAAATAAAATCCAGGGAGATTTTAAAACTCCTGGACCAGGGAGTAATCCCTGTTCTCTGTGGTTTCCTGGGAAAAGACCGGGAAGGCAACATCACTACCCTGGGAAGGGGTGGAAGTGATATAACTGCTTTCCTCCTGGGCCACTGTCTCCAGGCAGAAGAGGTGATCATTGTCACCGATGTGGGAGGAGTGATGTCCACTGATCCCAACAAATTACAGACTGCCAAGAAACTGGACAAGATCAGTGTGGAAGAGATGAGGGACCTGGCCACCCATGGAGCCCAAGTATTACACCCCCATGCCCTGCGCTACAAGGATCCCAAAATCAACGCTAAAATCATAGGATTTGAACACGGTGACCTTTCAGCACCAGGCACTGAGATCATGGGTCCCTCCAAGGACAAGATGCTAAGGTCAACCACCCTTAACAACGAACCCATATCTGTAATTGCCGTGGTTGGTGAAGAGATGCTGACCAAGGTGGGAATCCTGGCCGAACTTACTAAAACCCTTCAGGATAACAATATCAATATTTACGGAATATCCACCGGTCAAAACTCAATAACACTATTCATTGACCGATCAGAGGCTGATAAAGCCCATGAAATCCTTCATGAAGTGGTAATTAATAATCCGGATATGAGTTCCCTGTCATTGGGTCGTGAGATCGCCATGATCAGCGTCAACAGCCAGGATTTCATTGACACACCCGGTATTATTACTAAGATCACTGCGCCTTTGCGTAAAAATAAAATAAATATAGTGGAAATTTCATCCAGTCAGACATCAGTGGTCATATTCGTGGACTGGAATGATGGTAAGAGAGCTTATGAAATGGTAAGGAGAGTCTTGGAATGA
- a CDS encoding MJ0307 family thioredoxin: MSNRVNNEVKNMVVKVEVFTSPSCPYCPMAIEVVNEVEKDMPGVMEIEKIDIMVDREKAIDYGLMAVPAIALNGVVRFVGAPSKEELAKAIEEEKGK; this comes from the coding sequence ATGTCTAACAGAGTAAATAATGAGGTGAAAAATATGGTTGTCAAAGTAGAAGTATTCACATCCCCCTCTTGCCCCTACTGTCCCATGGCTATTGAAGTGGTAAACGAAGTTGAAAAGGACATGCCTGGCGTAATGGAAATTGAAAAGATCGACATAATGGTAGACCGTGAAAAAGCAATTGATTATGGTCTTATGGCTGTCCCGGCCATTGCTCTAAATGGAGTGGTACGTTTTGTCGGTGCTCCCAGTAAAGAAGAACTGGCAAAGGCCATAGAAGAAGAAAAAGGAAAATAA
- the sppA gene encoding signal peptide peptidase SppA, with protein sequence MEKDTKLVLGIAGGGFLVLIILFVTILSLLGNSNGLNGTSFGDTVAVIPLQGEIAYGQSSFLESSVVTPQTVTDSIKEAEEDSSVSAIVLDVNSPGGSPVASEEIMNAVKNSSKPVVVWISDIGASGAYLVASPADKIVASPSSIVGSIGVILSLTDLSGLYQKIGVNQYAIKAGEYKDMGASYRNLTPEETVMLQGMVDQDYEYFIKQVAENRNLDVEYVRSIAEGKIYTGTQAKDLKLVDETGDREKAIEMAARLGGIPGDYNVVTLTPTESLADILKGYSTNFAYALGKGIGSLINQGSVQNSVDYSLR encoded by the coding sequence ATGGAAAAGGATACCAAATTAGTTTTAGGTATTGCTGGAGGGGGATTTTTAGTTCTCATAATTCTTTTTGTTACTATCTTGTCCCTTTTAGGAAACAGTAACGGACTTAATGGTACTAGTTTTGGAGATACAGTGGCAGTTATACCTTTACAGGGTGAAATCGCCTATGGACAGTCCAGTTTTCTGGAAAGTTCCGTGGTAACCCCTCAAACAGTCACGGATAGTATTAAAGAAGCAGAAGAGGACAGTTCAGTGAGTGCCATAGTACTGGATGTTAACAGCCCCGGTGGTTCACCAGTGGCCAGTGAAGAGATTATGAATGCTGTGAAAAATTCCAGTAAACCAGTGGTGGTCTGGATCAGTGATATTGGTGCTTCCGGTGCATACCTGGTGGCTTCACCTGCCGATAAAATTGTGGCCAGCCCCTCCTCAATTGTGGGCAGTATTGGAGTTATACTCAGTTTAACTGATTTATCTGGTCTTTACCAGAAGATCGGAGTGAACCAGTACGCCATTAAAGCCGGAGAGTACAAGGATATGGGTGCATCCTACCGTAATCTAACTCCCGAAGAGACTGTAATGTTACAGGGAATGGTGGATCAGGATTATGAATATTTCATCAAGCAGGTGGCCGAAAACCGTAACCTGGATGTAGAGTACGTGCGTAGTATTGCCGAGGGTAAAATCTACACCGGAACCCAAGCCAAGGATCTTAAACTGGTGGATGAAACTGGTGACCGGGAAAAGGCCATTGAAATGGCCGCCCGACTGGGAGGTATACCTGGTGATTATAACGTGGTTACCCTTACCCCTACTGAATCTTTAGCTGATATCCTTAAAGGTTACTCCACCAACTTCGCCTATGCCTTAGGTAAAGGGATTGGAAGTCTAATTAATCAGGGTTCAGTGCAGAACTCAGTGGATTACTCCCTGAGGTGA
- the cbiD gene encoding cobalt-precorrin-5B (C(1))-methyltransferase CbiD yields MEEDHSGQKDQISQSNSKNSRGNKTTPSSVSFPVESEDYGITTGSAATAAALAALLSIEGKVPSSVTIETPLGSLDIFVKSSRKIDDHSGAASVVKFPYHDPDVTINLEVQAEVILQDKPGILIQGGEGVGKITKPGLQLPIGEVAINPVPRKMIRSNLEKALPKGKGALVLISTPQGRDIAKRTMNPRLGIVDGISILGTTGVARSMNSDSFQKSKKCQLDVALAEGYRELVFVPGNIGEKLAQELLDVEDDQIIQMGNLVGFMLKEASKCGLTRLILMGHAGKLVKIAGGIFQTEHRLADGRREIITTHTGLRGGSKQVLEEVYNSNTTEDMLEILEREEMVEKVFNSIARAIQERCQERFNLMPEVIILKMDGTILNHNHNVQLKSR; encoded by the coding sequence ATGGAAGAAGATCATTCCGGTCAAAAAGACCAAATCTCTCAATCTAATTCTAAAAATAGCAGGGGGAATAAAACAACCCCCTCATCTGTTTCTTTTCCTGTTGAGAGTGAAGATTACGGCATAACCACTGGAAGTGCAGCTACTGCTGCCGCCCTGGCCGCACTGTTATCCATTGAAGGGAAGGTACCTTCATCAGTAACAATTGAAACACCACTGGGATCCCTGGATATATTCGTTAAAAGTTCCCGGAAGATTGATGATCACTCCGGGGCGGCTAGTGTGGTGAAATTTCCCTACCACGACCCGGATGTAACCATTAACCTGGAAGTGCAGGCTGAAGTCATCCTCCAAGATAAACCTGGCATCCTGATTCAGGGAGGAGAAGGGGTGGGTAAAATAACCAAACCGGGACTGCAGCTACCCATTGGTGAAGTGGCTATAAATCCAGTACCCCGGAAGATGATCCGATCAAACCTGGAAAAAGCACTCCCTAAAGGAAAAGGTGCACTGGTCTTAATCAGCACCCCTCAGGGTAGGGATATTGCTAAAAGGACCATGAATCCCCGTCTGGGTATTGTGGACGGTATCTCCATACTGGGAACCACAGGTGTGGCCCGTTCCATGAATTCTGACAGTTTCCAGAAGTCCAAAAAATGTCAGCTGGATGTGGCCCTGGCTGAGGGGTACCGGGAGCTGGTATTTGTGCCTGGTAACATTGGGGAAAAGCTGGCCCAGGAGTTGCTGGATGTGGAAGATGACCAGATCATCCAGATGGGCAATCTGGTGGGTTTCATGTTAAAAGAAGCCAGTAAATGTGGGTTAACCCGTTTGATTTTAATGGGCCATGCTGGTAAACTGGTAAAAATAGCCGGAGGTATCTTTCAGACTGAACACCGTCTGGCAGATGGCCGCCGGGAGATCATAACCACCCATACTGGCCTCAGGGGTGGGAGTAAACAGGTCCTGGAAGAAGTGTATAATTCCAATACCACAGAGGATATGCTGGAAATCCTGGAAAGGGAAGAAATGGTGGAAAAGGTCTTCAACTCCATTGCCAGGGCCATTCAGGAGCGTTGCCAGGAAAGGTTCAACCTTATGCCCGAAGTGATTATTTTAAAAATGGATGGAACCATACTCAACCATAATCATAATGTCCAGCTAAAAAGTCGTTAA
- a CDS encoding shikimate kinase gives MKAIVRSPGSATVINAISTGCGSAFGINLHVTVKASLKPSKKTFTVDRDVDTTLMEICVDEVLNKLEVDTGIAIKTSSTLPVASGLSSSSATSNAVVLATYQALVNDGLVSDGTWDDKDILNLAIDASLQAGVTITGAFDDASASYFGGLTITHNPRREIFHQGPLEEQNILIYMPNRKSPTAQSDVGRMKLLAPWVKLAFQEALKGNIYHALTLNGILYSAALNFDAGIALDALDAGAKAAGLSGTGPSFVAIVPDEKLDDVQEAWSIYPGKLISTQVDNVGTKVVNHG, from the coding sequence TTGAAAGCAATTGTCCGATCCCCGGGATCAGCTACTGTTATAAACGCTATATCCACGGGTTGCGGATCTGCATTTGGTATAAATCTCCATGTAACTGTAAAGGCCAGTTTAAAACCATCAAAAAAGACTTTCACTGTAGACCGGGATGTTGACACCACTCTCATGGAAATATGCGTGGATGAAGTGTTAAATAAATTAGAGGTGGACACGGGGATAGCTATCAAAACCAGTTCTACCTTACCGGTAGCTTCCGGGCTTTCCAGTAGTAGTGCCACCTCCAATGCTGTGGTGTTGGCCACATACCAGGCTCTGGTTAATGATGGTTTAGTGTCAGATGGTACCTGGGATGATAAAGATATACTCAACCTGGCCATTGATGCTTCACTGCAGGCGGGAGTAACCATTACTGGGGCATTTGATGATGCCAGTGCCTCCTATTTTGGAGGTCTCACCATCACCCACAATCCCCGGCGGGAGATCTTCCACCAAGGCCCCCTGGAGGAGCAAAATATATTAATATACATGCCCAATAGAAAGTCACCTACTGCCCAGTCTGATGTGGGTAGGATGAAACTCCTGGCACCCTGGGTAAAACTAGCATTCCAGGAAGCACTGAAGGGCAACATTTACCATGCCCTGACCTTGAACGGAATTTTATACAGTGCAGCTCTCAATTTTGATGCAGGAATTGCACTGGATGCACTGGATGCCGGTGCAAAAGCTGCCGGCCTCTCTGGAACTGGTCCCTCATTTGTGGCTATTGTTCCTGATGAAAAATTAGACGATGTTCAGGAAGCCTGGAGTATATATCCTGGAAAACTCATATCAACCCAGGTGGATAACGTGGGAACCAAGGTGGTTAACCATGGATAG
- a CDS encoding chorismate mutase, translating into MDRAEALQLLEESRKKIDILDEDIIKLIKERTSLASDILKAKLVLGMEIHDPEREEFIHHKIRDIAVEQGIDEDSLTQIIMILTDLSKKEQQKIQGGKAHGKH; encoded by the coding sequence ATGGATAGGGCAGAAGCATTACAACTGCTGGAAGAATCTCGGAAAAAAATAGACATACTAGATGAAGATATAATAAAACTCATCAAAGAACGAACTTCCCTGGCCAGTGACATCCTAAAGGCCAAGTTAGTTCTGGGAATGGAAATCCATGATCCAGAAAGGGAAGAATTTATCCACCATAAAATCCGAGATATAGCTGTAGAGCAAGGTATAGATGAAGACAGTCTCACCCAGATCATTATGATACTGACGGATTTGAGCAAAAAAGAACAACAGAAAATACAAGGAGGTAAAGCGCATGGGAAACATTAG
- the moaC gene encoding cyclic pyranopterin monophosphate synthase MoaC, which produces MEEKEFTHLTPSGVHMVEVGNKPVIKRTALARGKINLQEATINLIEKGEIKKGNVLTTAQIAAIQAVKSTSQLIPLCHPIPIGGVEVEFKVNHGYIEVTVEVKSTGKTGVEMEAITGVSVGLLTIWDMVKSVEKDEKGQYPSTSISDIEVLKKEKIELNLD; this is translated from the coding sequence ATGGAGGAAAAAGAATTCACACACCTCACCCCAAGTGGGGTGCATATGGTGGAAGTGGGAAATAAACCCGTCATTAAAAGGACTGCCCTGGCCAGGGGAAAGATAAACCTGCAGGAAGCAACCATAAACCTCATTGAAAAGGGAGAAATTAAAAAAGGGAACGTTCTCACTACTGCCCAGATAGCAGCCATCCAGGCAGTTAAATCCACTTCCCAGCTAATACCCCTGTGCCACCCCATACCCATCGGCGGTGTGGAAGTGGAATTTAAAGTGAACCATGGTTACATCGAGGTCACCGTGGAGGTAAAGAGCACCGGAAAGACAGGGGTGGAAATGGAAGCCATAACCGGGGTTAGTGTTGGTCTTCTGACCATATGGGACATGGTCAAAAGTGTGGAGAAGGATGAGAAGGGCCAGTACCCTTCCACCAGTATAAGTGATATTGAAGTGCTGAAGAAGGAAAAAATAGAGCTAAATCTTGACTAA